The proteins below come from a single Macrobrachium rosenbergii isolate ZJJX-2024 chromosome 50, ASM4041242v1, whole genome shotgun sequence genomic window:
- the LOC136832638 gene encoding uncharacterized protein codes for MQITRSAVWAFFLLLTVHVEHGSLATASQPCDGRLSAKASWVGGWNGNVSLPVESPIKSWTVEFEFTGPLTSFEQWTGITQTLSSTRYSVNMNNVPTLLPGSKIVFEILYRYNERGTEILPSIMSIKLNGQEMCELEDDQVKTSNENETVTFDLPERGSTYLGFLASKEDSSFTFEVAGLVFMEQGAENSTTKSYQSFEAQRWHLMQFFINKKSSRLTATIYPNTMYTIGGDLGQPRKIKIKSKEKIYWTQCKDYHSCYFSGLVLNATDFRRDSPTNSTTLVLVTVCGLLIVTVIGLLVLILIQGKKSTECKEPELNMTEEAI; via the exons ATGCAGATTACCAGGAGCGCAGTTTGggctttcttccttcttctgacAGTTCACGTAG AACATGGAAGTCTTGCTACTGCATCGCAGCCTTGCGACGGTCGGCTGTCCGCTAAAGCTTCGTGGGTCGGTGGCTGGAACGGGAACGTGAGTCTGCCCGTAGAATCGCCGATAAAATCCTGGACAGTGGAATTTGAATTCACGGGGCCGTTGACGTCATTCGAG caATGGACTGGAATTACGCAAACCCTCAGCAGCACCAGGTACTCCGTAAACATGAATAACGTTCCAACTCTGTTACCAGGAAGCAAAATCGTCTTTGAAATCCTTTACCG ATATAATGAAAGGGGCACTGAAATTCTACCTTCAATAATGTCAATTAAGCTGAATGGACAAGAGATGTGTGAACTGGAAG ATGACCAAGTCAAGActtctaatgaaaatgaaactgtaacTTTCGATCTACCAGAAAGGGGTTCAACTTATCTAGGATTTTTGGCCAGCAAAGAAGACTCCTCATTCACCTTTGAGGTTGCAGGATTGGTGTTCATGGAACAGGGAGCAGAGAATTCCACCACAAAATCCTACCAGTCATTTGAAGCACAAAGATGGCATTTAATGcagttttttataaataaaaagagcagCAGATTA ACAGCGACCATCTATCCAAACACCATGTATACCATAGGAGGAGATCTTGGGCAACCccgaaaaatcaaaatcaagagCAAGGAAAAAATCTACTGGACACAGTGCAAAGACTACCACAGCTGCT ATTTCTCTGGGTTAGTTCTTAATGCAACAGACTTCAGAAGAGATTCGCCCACGAACTCAACAACATTAGTTTTGGTAACTGTCTGTGGGTTGCTGATCGTGACTGTTATAGGGCTACTTGTTTTGATTCTCATCCAAGGAAAAAAGTCTACTGAGTGCAAAG AGCCTGAACTGAACATGACAGAAGAGGCCATCTAG
- the LOC136832636 gene encoding DNA-(apurinic or apyrimidinic site) endonuclease 2-like isoform X1: protein MAFRVLSWNVNGLRSFKTDMKEFLTNLGADVICFQETKVTRDMLEEPLAIVEGYSSYFSFSRKRSGYSGVATFCSKEATPVYAQEGLSGLYGGNLLDKGGTSESLAGHWTEEELRNLDSEGRAIITQHSIKGNSSMYSTVAVINVYCPRVDPEKPERRVYKLRFYELLRQRAAAIYSTGCHVIIVGDINTSHKRIDHCDPDDNEDFELRLERRYLDKFLIPIHKEGDTKNTDEERNSENETSNILLKNAQQQEGPKFTESEFATKQNGIPLDDSAYGEDVHADEYLLESASDFQVVDTFRYFYPSKRDAFTCWNTFTNARSSNYGTRIDYIFCDESLLPFVEESTILQDVMGSDHCPVALRVKGEVSHSSKLPDLCTKFFPEFKGNQQKLSSYFEPVAAIPALKADDRVSQLSCGNKRKFSESKSKPTSNKKQSKLNFYFTVKPKSAEESKELVSEDEAKFKENKSCFQNASNRNVSSYNSTEHCLKPSEESLEGVNEMYDGSISIQNEHEKGNKSPEKRSPQKSGWGFLMKGPKPPPLCPGHQEPTVVRTVKKKGPNMNKQFYACARGAGREGDPNAQCNFFQWVGKK, encoded by the exons ATGGCATTCCGTGTGCTCAGCTGGAACGTCAATGGCTTGCGTTCATTTAAGACTGATATGAAGGAATTTCTTACGAATCTGGGTGCCGACGTCATATGTTTTCAGGAAACCAAAGTAACAA GGGACATGTTAGAGGAACCACTTGCCATAGTTGAAGGATATTCATCTTACTTTAGCTTCTCAAGGAAAAG gagTGGGTATTCTGGTGTTGCTACATTTTGCTCAAAGGAAGCTACTCCGGTTTATGCTCAGGAAGGTCTTTCAG GTTTATATGGAGGAAATTTACTGGATAAAGGGGGGACTTCTGAATCACTTGCTGGTCATTGGACTGAAGAAGAATTAAGAAATTTGGACAGTGAAGGACGAGCCATTATCACGCAGCATTCCATAAAG ggTAACAGCAGTATGTACTCAACTGTAGCggtaataaatgtttattgtCCAAGAGTGGATCCTGAAAAGCCAGAACGAAGAGTGTATAAGTTACGCTTTTATGAATTGTTGAGACAACGAGCAGCTGCTATTTATTCGACGGGTTGCCACGTTATTATAGTTGGCGATATAAATACATCTCACAAGAGGATTGATCACTGTGATCCAGATGATAATGAG GACTTTGAGCTCCGTCTTGAGAGGCGGTATTTGGACAAGTTCCTCATTCCCATACATAAAGAAGGAGATACCAAGAACACTGACGAagagagaaattcagaaaatgaGACAAGCAATATCTTGTTAAAAAATGCACAGCAGCAAGAAGGCCCTAAGTTTACTGAATCTGAATTTGCTACAAAGCAAAATGGCATTCCACTAGATGATAGTGCATATGGGGAGGATGTACATGCTGATGAATATCTTCTTGAGTCTGCCAGTGATTTTCAGGTTGTTGATACTTTTCGTTACTTTTATCCTAGTAAACGGGATGCATTCACTTGTTGGAATACCTTTACTAATGCCAGGTCCTCTAATTATGGCACAAGGATTGACTACATATTTTGCGATGAAAGTTTATTGCCTTTTGTTGAAGAAAGTACAATATTGCAAGATGTAATGGGTAGTGATCACTGTCCAGTAGCACTAAGAGTCAAAGGAGAAGTAAGTCATTCATCTAAACTTCCAGATCTGTGCACAAAGTTCTTTCCAGAATTTAAAGGTAACCAACAGAAGTTGTCATCTTATTTTGAGCCTGTAGCTGCAATTCCTGCATTAAAAGCTGATGACCGAGTCAGCCAGCTCTCTTGTGGGAACAAGAGAAAGTTTAGCGAGTCCAAAAGTAAACCCACATCAAACAAAAAGCAAAGTAAGCTGAATTTCTATTTTACTGTAAAGCCCAAGAGTGCAGAAGAAAGCAAAGAGTTGGTATCTGAGGATGAGgcaaaattcaaggaaaataagTCATGCTTTCAAAATGCAAGCAATAGAAATGTCTCATCTTACAACAGCACTGAACATTGTTTGAAACCCAGTGAGGAGTCTCTTGAAGGAGTAAATGAAATGTATGATGGTTCCATATCAATCCAAAATGAACATGAGAAAGGCAACAAGTCACCAGAAAAAAGATCACCTCAAAAATCAGGGTGGGGATTTTTGATGAAGGGACCCAAACCCCCACCACTGTGCCCTGGTCACCAGGAGCCAACTGTTGTACGGACGGTAAAAAAGAAGGGACCGAATATGAACAAACAGTTTTATGCATGTGCCAGAGGAGCAGGGCGAGAGGGAGATCCTAATGCTCAGTGTAATTTTTTCCAGTGGgtgggaaaaaaataa
- the LOC136832636 gene encoding DNA-(apurinic or apyrimidinic site) endonuclease 2-like isoform X3, with protein MFSGNQRDMLEEPLAIVEGYSSYFSFSRKRSGYSGVATFCSKEATPVYAQEGLSGLYGGNLLDKGGTSESLAGHWTEEELRNLDSEGRAIITQHSIKGNSSMYSTVAVINVYCPRVDPEKPERRVYKLRFYELLRQRAAAIYSTGCHVIIVGDINTSHKRIDHCDPDDNEDFELRLERRYLDKFLIPIHKEGDTKNTDEERNSENETSNILLKNAQQQEGPKFTESEFATKQNGIPLDDSAYGEDVHADEYLLESASDFQVVDTFRYFYPSKRDAFTCWNTFTNARSSNYGTRIDYIFCDESLLPFVEESTILQDVMGSDHCPVALRVKGEVSHSSKLPDLCTKFFPEFKGNQQKLSSYFEPVAAIPALKADDRVSQLSCGNKRKFSESKSKPTSNKKQSKLNFYFTVKPKSAEESKELVSEDEAKFKENKSCFQNASNRNVSSYNSTEHCLKPSEESLEGVNEMYDGSISIQNEHEKGNKSPEKRSPQKSGWGFLMKGPKPPPLCPGHQEPTVVRTVKKKGPNMNKQFYACARGAGREGDPNAQCNFFQWVGKK; from the exons ATGTTTTCAGGAAACCAAA GGGACATGTTAGAGGAACCACTTGCCATAGTTGAAGGATATTCATCTTACTTTAGCTTCTCAAGGAAAAG gagTGGGTATTCTGGTGTTGCTACATTTTGCTCAAAGGAAGCTACTCCGGTTTATGCTCAGGAAGGTCTTTCAG GTTTATATGGAGGAAATTTACTGGATAAAGGGGGGACTTCTGAATCACTTGCTGGTCATTGGACTGAAGAAGAATTAAGAAATTTGGACAGTGAAGGACGAGCCATTATCACGCAGCATTCCATAAAG ggTAACAGCAGTATGTACTCAACTGTAGCggtaataaatgtttattgtCCAAGAGTGGATCCTGAAAAGCCAGAACGAAGAGTGTATAAGTTACGCTTTTATGAATTGTTGAGACAACGAGCAGCTGCTATTTATTCGACGGGTTGCCACGTTATTATAGTTGGCGATATAAATACATCTCACAAGAGGATTGATCACTGTGATCCAGATGATAATGAG GACTTTGAGCTCCGTCTTGAGAGGCGGTATTTGGACAAGTTCCTCATTCCCATACATAAAGAAGGAGATACCAAGAACACTGACGAagagagaaattcagaaaatgaGACAAGCAATATCTTGTTAAAAAATGCACAGCAGCAAGAAGGCCCTAAGTTTACTGAATCTGAATTTGCTACAAAGCAAAATGGCATTCCACTAGATGATAGTGCATATGGGGAGGATGTACATGCTGATGAATATCTTCTTGAGTCTGCCAGTGATTTTCAGGTTGTTGATACTTTTCGTTACTTTTATCCTAGTAAACGGGATGCATTCACTTGTTGGAATACCTTTACTAATGCCAGGTCCTCTAATTATGGCACAAGGATTGACTACATATTTTGCGATGAAAGTTTATTGCCTTTTGTTGAAGAAAGTACAATATTGCAAGATGTAATGGGTAGTGATCACTGTCCAGTAGCACTAAGAGTCAAAGGAGAAGTAAGTCATTCATCTAAACTTCCAGATCTGTGCACAAAGTTCTTTCCAGAATTTAAAGGTAACCAACAGAAGTTGTCATCTTATTTTGAGCCTGTAGCTGCAATTCCTGCATTAAAAGCTGATGACCGAGTCAGCCAGCTCTCTTGTGGGAACAAGAGAAAGTTTAGCGAGTCCAAAAGTAAACCCACATCAAACAAAAAGCAAAGTAAGCTGAATTTCTATTTTACTGTAAAGCCCAAGAGTGCAGAAGAAAGCAAAGAGTTGGTATCTGAGGATGAGgcaaaattcaaggaaaataagTCATGCTTTCAAAATGCAAGCAATAGAAATGTCTCATCTTACAACAGCACTGAACATTGTTTGAAACCCAGTGAGGAGTCTCTTGAAGGAGTAAATGAAATGTATGATGGTTCCATATCAATCCAAAATGAACATGAGAAAGGCAACAAGTCACCAGAAAAAAGATCACCTCAAAAATCAGGGTGGGGATTTTTGATGAAGGGACCCAAACCCCCACCACTGTGCCCTGGTCACCAGGAGCCAACTGTTGTACGGACGGTAAAAAAGAAGGGACCGAATATGAACAAACAGTTTTATGCATGTGCCAGAGGAGCAGGGCGAGAGGGAGATCCTAATGCTCAGTGTAATTTTTTCCAGTGGgtgggaaaaaaataa
- the LOC136832636 gene encoding DNA-(apurinic or apyrimidinic site) endonuclease 2-like isoform X2, whose protein sequence is MFSGNQSNKCVTFKCSLVDHIRLGDMLEEPLAIVEGYSSYFSFSRKRSGYSGVATFCSKEATPVYAQEGLSGLYGGNLLDKGGTSESLAGHWTEEELRNLDSEGRAIITQHSIKGNSSMYSTVAVINVYCPRVDPEKPERRVYKLRFYELLRQRAAAIYSTGCHVIIVGDINTSHKRIDHCDPDDNEDFELRLERRYLDKFLIPIHKEGDTKNTDEERNSENETSNILLKNAQQQEGPKFTESEFATKQNGIPLDDSAYGEDVHADEYLLESASDFQVVDTFRYFYPSKRDAFTCWNTFTNARSSNYGTRIDYIFCDESLLPFVEESTILQDVMGSDHCPVALRVKGEVSHSSKLPDLCTKFFPEFKGNQQKLSSYFEPVAAIPALKADDRVSQLSCGNKRKFSESKSKPTSNKKQSKLNFYFTVKPKSAEESKELVSEDEAKFKENKSCFQNASNRNVSSYNSTEHCLKPSEESLEGVNEMYDGSISIQNEHEKGNKSPEKRSPQKSGWGFLMKGPKPPPLCPGHQEPTVVRTVKKKGPNMNKQFYACARGAGREGDPNAQCNFFQWVGKK, encoded by the exons ATGTTTTCAGGAAACCAAAGTAACAAGTGTGTTACATTCAAATGTAGCCTAGTAGACCACATTAGGCTAG GGGACATGTTAGAGGAACCACTTGCCATAGTTGAAGGATATTCATCTTACTTTAGCTTCTCAAGGAAAAG gagTGGGTATTCTGGTGTTGCTACATTTTGCTCAAAGGAAGCTACTCCGGTTTATGCTCAGGAAGGTCTTTCAG GTTTATATGGAGGAAATTTACTGGATAAAGGGGGGACTTCTGAATCACTTGCTGGTCATTGGACTGAAGAAGAATTAAGAAATTTGGACAGTGAAGGACGAGCCATTATCACGCAGCATTCCATAAAG ggTAACAGCAGTATGTACTCAACTGTAGCggtaataaatgtttattgtCCAAGAGTGGATCCTGAAAAGCCAGAACGAAGAGTGTATAAGTTACGCTTTTATGAATTGTTGAGACAACGAGCAGCTGCTATTTATTCGACGGGTTGCCACGTTATTATAGTTGGCGATATAAATACATCTCACAAGAGGATTGATCACTGTGATCCAGATGATAATGAG GACTTTGAGCTCCGTCTTGAGAGGCGGTATTTGGACAAGTTCCTCATTCCCATACATAAAGAAGGAGATACCAAGAACACTGACGAagagagaaattcagaaaatgaGACAAGCAATATCTTGTTAAAAAATGCACAGCAGCAAGAAGGCCCTAAGTTTACTGAATCTGAATTTGCTACAAAGCAAAATGGCATTCCACTAGATGATAGTGCATATGGGGAGGATGTACATGCTGATGAATATCTTCTTGAGTCTGCCAGTGATTTTCAGGTTGTTGATACTTTTCGTTACTTTTATCCTAGTAAACGGGATGCATTCACTTGTTGGAATACCTTTACTAATGCCAGGTCCTCTAATTATGGCACAAGGATTGACTACATATTTTGCGATGAAAGTTTATTGCCTTTTGTTGAAGAAAGTACAATATTGCAAGATGTAATGGGTAGTGATCACTGTCCAGTAGCACTAAGAGTCAAAGGAGAAGTAAGTCATTCATCTAAACTTCCAGATCTGTGCACAAAGTTCTTTCCAGAATTTAAAGGTAACCAACAGAAGTTGTCATCTTATTTTGAGCCTGTAGCTGCAATTCCTGCATTAAAAGCTGATGACCGAGTCAGCCAGCTCTCTTGTGGGAACAAGAGAAAGTTTAGCGAGTCCAAAAGTAAACCCACATCAAACAAAAAGCAAAGTAAGCTGAATTTCTATTTTACTGTAAAGCCCAAGAGTGCAGAAGAAAGCAAAGAGTTGGTATCTGAGGATGAGgcaaaattcaaggaaaataagTCATGCTTTCAAAATGCAAGCAATAGAAATGTCTCATCTTACAACAGCACTGAACATTGTTTGAAACCCAGTGAGGAGTCTCTTGAAGGAGTAAATGAAATGTATGATGGTTCCATATCAATCCAAAATGAACATGAGAAAGGCAACAAGTCACCAGAAAAAAGATCACCTCAAAAATCAGGGTGGGGATTTTTGATGAAGGGACCCAAACCCCCACCACTGTGCCCTGGTCACCAGGAGCCAACTGTTGTACGGACGGTAAAAAAGAAGGGACCGAATATGAACAAACAGTTTTATGCATGTGCCAGAGGAGCAGGGCGAGAGGGAGATCCTAATGCTCAGTGTAATTTTTTCCAGTGGgtgggaaaaaaataa
- the LOC136832636 gene encoding DNA-(apurinic or apyrimidinic site) endonuclease 2-like isoform X4 produces MLEEPLAIVEGYSSYFSFSRKRSGYSGVATFCSKEATPVYAQEGLSGLYGGNLLDKGGTSESLAGHWTEEELRNLDSEGRAIITQHSIKGNSSMYSTVAVINVYCPRVDPEKPERRVYKLRFYELLRQRAAAIYSTGCHVIIVGDINTSHKRIDHCDPDDNEDFELRLERRYLDKFLIPIHKEGDTKNTDEERNSENETSNILLKNAQQQEGPKFTESEFATKQNGIPLDDSAYGEDVHADEYLLESASDFQVVDTFRYFYPSKRDAFTCWNTFTNARSSNYGTRIDYIFCDESLLPFVEESTILQDVMGSDHCPVALRVKGEVSHSSKLPDLCTKFFPEFKGNQQKLSSYFEPVAAIPALKADDRVSQLSCGNKRKFSESKSKPTSNKKQSKLNFYFTVKPKSAEESKELVSEDEAKFKENKSCFQNASNRNVSSYNSTEHCLKPSEESLEGVNEMYDGSISIQNEHEKGNKSPEKRSPQKSGWGFLMKGPKPPPLCPGHQEPTVVRTVKKKGPNMNKQFYACARGAGREGDPNAQCNFFQWVGKK; encoded by the exons ATGTTAGAGGAACCACTTGCCATAGTTGAAGGATATTCATCTTACTTTAGCTTCTCAAGGAAAAG gagTGGGTATTCTGGTGTTGCTACATTTTGCTCAAAGGAAGCTACTCCGGTTTATGCTCAGGAAGGTCTTTCAG GTTTATATGGAGGAAATTTACTGGATAAAGGGGGGACTTCTGAATCACTTGCTGGTCATTGGACTGAAGAAGAATTAAGAAATTTGGACAGTGAAGGACGAGCCATTATCACGCAGCATTCCATAAAG ggTAACAGCAGTATGTACTCAACTGTAGCggtaataaatgtttattgtCCAAGAGTGGATCCTGAAAAGCCAGAACGAAGAGTGTATAAGTTACGCTTTTATGAATTGTTGAGACAACGAGCAGCTGCTATTTATTCGACGGGTTGCCACGTTATTATAGTTGGCGATATAAATACATCTCACAAGAGGATTGATCACTGTGATCCAGATGATAATGAG GACTTTGAGCTCCGTCTTGAGAGGCGGTATTTGGACAAGTTCCTCATTCCCATACATAAAGAAGGAGATACCAAGAACACTGACGAagagagaaattcagaaaatgaGACAAGCAATATCTTGTTAAAAAATGCACAGCAGCAAGAAGGCCCTAAGTTTACTGAATCTGAATTTGCTACAAAGCAAAATGGCATTCCACTAGATGATAGTGCATATGGGGAGGATGTACATGCTGATGAATATCTTCTTGAGTCTGCCAGTGATTTTCAGGTTGTTGATACTTTTCGTTACTTTTATCCTAGTAAACGGGATGCATTCACTTGTTGGAATACCTTTACTAATGCCAGGTCCTCTAATTATGGCACAAGGATTGACTACATATTTTGCGATGAAAGTTTATTGCCTTTTGTTGAAGAAAGTACAATATTGCAAGATGTAATGGGTAGTGATCACTGTCCAGTAGCACTAAGAGTCAAAGGAGAAGTAAGTCATTCATCTAAACTTCCAGATCTGTGCACAAAGTTCTTTCCAGAATTTAAAGGTAACCAACAGAAGTTGTCATCTTATTTTGAGCCTGTAGCTGCAATTCCTGCATTAAAAGCTGATGACCGAGTCAGCCAGCTCTCTTGTGGGAACAAGAGAAAGTTTAGCGAGTCCAAAAGTAAACCCACATCAAACAAAAAGCAAAGTAAGCTGAATTTCTATTTTACTGTAAAGCCCAAGAGTGCAGAAGAAAGCAAAGAGTTGGTATCTGAGGATGAGgcaaaattcaaggaaaataagTCATGCTTTCAAAATGCAAGCAATAGAAATGTCTCATCTTACAACAGCACTGAACATTGTTTGAAACCCAGTGAGGAGTCTCTTGAAGGAGTAAATGAAATGTATGATGGTTCCATATCAATCCAAAATGAACATGAGAAAGGCAACAAGTCACCAGAAAAAAGATCACCTCAAAAATCAGGGTGGGGATTTTTGATGAAGGGACCCAAACCCCCACCACTGTGCCCTGGTCACCAGGAGCCAACTGTTGTACGGACGGTAAAAAAGAAGGGACCGAATATGAACAAACAGTTTTATGCATGTGCCAGAGGAGCAGGGCGAGAGGGAGATCCTAATGCTCAGTGTAATTTTTTCCAGTGGgtgggaaaaaaataa